A section of the Cryobacterium soli genome encodes:
- the tyrS gene encoding tyrosine--tRNA ligase: MSDPSILAQQANDPTFDDVWEEITWRGLVQVSTDQEALRTLLTGAPITYYCGFDPTAASLHLGNLVQLLLMRRLQLAGHRPLGLVGGSTGLIGDPRPTAERTLNTPEVVNEWVGYLQAQVTRFLSAEGDNAVTLVNNLDWTAPLSAIDFLRDIGKYYRVGTMLKKDAVSARLNSDAGISYTEFSYQVLQGMDFLELYRSYGCVLQTGGSDQWGNLTSGTDLIHRAEGTSVHAIGTPLITNTDGTKFGKSEGNAVWLDPALTSPYAMYQFWLNTDDADVIDRLKVFTFLSRAQIEALAEAVATEPFKREAQRTLAFEVTSLVHGVTATDAAIQATQALFGQGELADLDPATLEAALRALPNTTTFPQAQVMQVLVDTGLTKSLGEARRAIGQGGVYLNNVKVTDESATVEGSVLAGGVAVLRRGKKTLAGVFVE, from the coding sequence GTGTCAGACCCCAGCATCCTTGCCCAGCAAGCCAACGATCCCACCTTCGACGACGTCTGGGAGGAAATCACCTGGCGCGGCCTCGTGCAGGTCTCCACCGACCAGGAGGCCCTGCGCACTCTGCTCACCGGGGCACCGATCACCTATTACTGCGGCTTCGACCCCACCGCGGCGAGTCTGCACCTGGGCAACCTGGTGCAGCTGCTGCTCATGCGCCGGCTGCAGCTCGCCGGTCACCGGCCGCTCGGACTCGTCGGCGGATCCACCGGTCTCATCGGAGACCCGCGGCCCACCGCCGAGCGCACGCTGAACACCCCGGAGGTCGTCAACGAGTGGGTCGGCTACCTGCAGGCGCAGGTCACCCGGTTCTTGAGTGCCGAAGGCGACAACGCCGTGACCCTGGTGAACAACCTGGACTGGACGGCGCCGCTGTCCGCCATCGACTTCCTGCGCGACATCGGCAAGTACTACCGGGTGGGCACCATGCTCAAGAAGGATGCCGTGAGCGCCCGCCTCAACTCGGACGCCGGCATCAGCTACACCGAGTTCAGCTACCAGGTGCTGCAGGGAATGGACTTCCTCGAGCTCTACCGCAGCTACGGCTGTGTGCTGCAAACCGGGGGGAGTGACCAGTGGGGCAACCTCACCAGCGGCACCGACCTCATCCACCGGGCAGAGGGCACGAGCGTGCACGCCATCGGCACCCCGCTGATCACGAACACCGACGGCACCAAGTTCGGCAAGAGCGAGGGCAACGCCGTGTGGCTCGACCCCGCTCTCACGAGTCCGTACGCCATGTACCAGTTCTGGCTCAACACCGACGACGCCGACGTGATCGACCGGCTCAAGGTCTTCACGTTCCTCAGCCGCGCCCAGATCGAGGCGCTCGCGGAGGCGGTGGCCACCGAGCCGTTCAAGCGCGAGGCCCAGCGCACCCTGGCCTTCGAGGTCACGAGTCTCGTGCACGGTGTGACGGCAACGGATGCCGCGATCCAGGCCACCCAGGCTCTCTTCGGCCAGGGGGAGCTCGCCGATCTCGACCCGGCAACGCTCGAAGCGGCGCTGCGGGCGTTGCCCAACACCACAACCTTCCCGCAGGCGCAGGTGATGCAGGTGCTTGTGGACACCGGTCTCACCAAGAGTCTGGGCGAAGCCCGCCGGGCGATCGGCCAGGGCGGCGTCTACCTCAACAACGTCAAGGTGACGGATGAGTCGGCCACCGTTGAGGGATCCGTTCTCGCCGGGGGAGTGGCCGTGCTCCGACGCGGCAAGAAGACCCTCGCCGGCGTCTTCGTCGAGTAG
- a CDS encoding MarR family winged helix-turn-helix transcriptional regulator, producing MATPQILPPEQQICFALYSASRSLTGRYRALLAPLGITYPQYLVMLVLWESGTSTVSRLGERLELDSGTLSPLLKRLETLGLVVRGRSGRDERVVEVALTPAGDAMRSQAPHITEQICAATGLPPAELMELQGQIAALAQRVRALT from the coding sequence ATGGCCACCCCGCAGATCCTTCCCCCCGAGCAGCAGATCTGCTTCGCGCTGTACTCGGCGTCGCGGTCGCTCACCGGGCGCTACCGCGCCCTGCTCGCGCCGCTGGGCATCACCTATCCGCAATACCTCGTCATGCTGGTGCTCTGGGAATCCGGCACCAGCACGGTCAGCCGGCTGGGGGAGCGCCTGGAACTGGACTCCGGCACCCTGTCCCCGCTGCTGAAGCGGCTCGAGACCCTCGGCCTGGTCGTGCGCGGGCGTTCCGGGCGCGACGAGCGGGTCGTCGAGGTGGCCCTCACCCCCGCCGGCGATGCGATGCGCAGCCAGGCGCCGCACATCACCGAGCAGATCTGTGCGGCCACCGGGCTCCCTCCGGCCGAACTCATGGAGTTGCAGGGCCAGATCGCGGCCCTCGCCCAGCGCGTCCGCGCGCTCACCTGA
- a CDS encoding HAD-IIA family hydrolase: MTEPATPLAGIDVVLADLDGVVYAGPNAIPFAVDSLNQAAESIRVGYITNNASRTDASVAGHLTDLGLQVAPSDVVTSPQAAMRLLVEQVPAGSRILVVGGDGLVDELQKHGFEVTRSAEDSPAAVVQGFAPDVGWTQLAEACFALNAGVTPDGDYSGIPWIATNTDWTIPQARGIAPGNGTLVSAVHTAVGRLPLVAGKPETPIFFEAIKRFEATAPLFIGDRLDTDILGANRAGIPAVLVLTGIDKAKQALAAGPEERPTFILEDLRQLHEPYPVTVFSKDKSQATVDGASVRIHGADVEIMAVGDDGINLLRAACAVIWASGRPIYGLNVPESLYLGR, encoded by the coding sequence TTGACTGAGCCGGCCACGCCCCTGGCCGGCATCGACGTGGTGCTGGCAGACCTGGACGGCGTGGTCTACGCCGGACCCAACGCCATCCCGTTCGCGGTCGACAGCCTCAACCAGGCCGCCGAGAGCATCCGGGTGGGCTACATCACCAACAACGCCTCGCGCACGGATGCCTCCGTCGCCGGCCACCTCACCGACCTCGGTCTCCAGGTGGCCCCGTCCGACGTCGTCACCTCGCCCCAGGCGGCCATGCGGCTGCTCGTGGAGCAGGTACCGGCCGGCTCCCGCATCCTGGTCGTGGGCGGCGACGGGCTCGTCGACGAACTGCAGAAGCACGGTTTCGAGGTGACCCGGTCCGCCGAGGATTCCCCGGCCGCCGTGGTGCAGGGGTTCGCGCCCGACGTGGGCTGGACCCAGCTGGCCGAAGCCTGCTTCGCGTTGAACGCCGGCGTCACCCCCGACGGTGACTACTCAGGCATCCCGTGGATCGCCACGAACACCGACTGGACCATCCCGCAGGCACGGGGCATCGCTCCGGGCAACGGCACCCTGGTGTCCGCGGTGCACACCGCCGTCGGACGCCTGCCCCTCGTGGCCGGCAAGCCCGAGACGCCGATCTTCTTCGAGGCCATCAAACGCTTCGAGGCGACCGCGCCGCTGTTCATCGGCGACCGGCTCGACACCGACATCCTCGGCGCCAACCGGGCCGGAATCCCGGCCGTGCTGGTGCTCACGGGCATCGACAAGGCCAAGCAGGCCCTGGCCGCCGGCCCGGAGGAACGCCCCACGTTCATCCTCGAGGACCTGCGCCAGCTGCACGAGCCCTACCCGGTGACCGTGTTCTCCAAGGACAAGTCCCAGGCCACCGTCGACGGCGCATCCGTGCGCATCCACGGTGCCGACGTGGAGATCATGGCCGTCGGTGACGACGGAATCAACCTGCTGCGCGCGGCGTGCGCCGTGATCTGGGCGTCCGGCCGACCGATCTACGGGCTCAACGTTCCGGAGAGTCTCTATCTCGGACGGTAG
- a CDS encoding primosomal protein codes for MTPTERNGNDARDNGSGDRRTGGYQGGRGGSDRPRQDGARPPYKGNAGAGNDRPQRDGERPPYRGNSDRPQRDGERPPYRGNSDRPQGGDRAPYRGNSDRPQGGDRAPYRGNSDRPQGGERAPYRGNSDRPAYNSDRPARDGDRPPYRGNSDRPAYKGNSDRPQRDGDRPPHRGNSDRPQGGERAPYRGNSDRPAYNSDRPQRDGDRPPYRGNSDRPQRDGDRPPYRGNSDRPQGGERAPYRGNSDRPAYNSDRPAYKGNSDRPQRDGDRPPYRGNSDRPAYNSDRPAYKGNSDRPQRDGERPPYRGNTDRPAYKGNSDRPQRDGDRPAYNSDRPAYKGNSDRPQRDGDRPAYKGNSDRPAYKGNSDRPQRDGDRPAYKGNSDRPAYKGNSDRPQRDTENKPWLKDSARGGSPTRAGAPRDAGKKLWTRDGAPARNDRDARVVEEEMTEEQRMQRELRSVRPRHDDPDLPDDITADDLDRIARNELKTLTKDNAEAVGRHLAMAARVIDEDPELAHRHVMSAARRAGRIAVVRESLAITAYATGDFALALRELRTYRRISGSNAQLPLMVDSERGVGRPDRALELGRSVDRSTLPAGVQVALAIAMSGARLDLGETEAALSELEIAQLDPKTAFSYSSELFAAYAEVLEELGRTDEADLWNERASRADAALNGDVDETIEIVELDDEEFDEDEDADDSDEESDEDEADNADTPDEDEADNADTPDELETADLTITDTEDIAAPDDESTDESESATDHAEGVDEDPETTPVD; via the coding sequence GTGACCCCCACGGAACGCAACGGCAACGACGCACGCGATAACGGAAGCGGCGATCGTCGAACCGGCGGCTACCAGGGAGGTCGCGGAGGATCCGACCGGCCCCGCCAGGACGGCGCCCGACCGCCATACAAGGGCAACGCCGGCGCCGGCAACGACCGTCCGCAGCGTGACGGGGAACGTCCTCCGTACCGCGGCAACTCCGACCGCCCGCAGCGCGATGGAGAGCGTCCTCCGTACCGCGGCAACTCAGATCGTCCGCAGGGTGGCGACCGTGCGCCGTACCGCGGCAACTCAGATCGTCCGCAGGGTGGCGACCGTGCGCCGTACCGCGGCAACTCCGACCGTCCCCAGGGCGGGGAGCGTGCGCCGTACCGCGGCAACTCGGACCGCCCGGCGTACAACAGCGACCGTCCGGCGCGCGATGGCGATCGTCCGCCGTACCGCGGCAACTCTGACCGTCCGGCCTACAAGGGCAACTCTGACCGCCCGCAGCGCGATGGCGATCGTCCTCCGCACCGCGGCAACTCCGACCGGCCGCAGGGCGGCGAGCGTGCGCCGTACCGGGGCAACTCCGATCGTCCGGCGTACAACAGCGACCGCCCGCAGCGCGATGGCGACCGTCCTCCGTACCGCGGTAACTCTGACCGCCCGCAGCGCGATGGGGATCGTCCTCCGTACCGTGGCAACTCCGACCGTCCGCAGGGCGGGGAGCGTGCACCGTACCGGGGCAACTCCGACCGCCCGGCGTACAACTCGGACCGCCCTGCTTACAAGGGCAACTCCGATCGCCCGCAGCGCGATGGCGATCGTCCTCCGTACCGCGGCAACTCCGACCGCCCGGCGTACAACTCGGACCGCCCTGCTTACAAGGGCAACTCCGACCGTCCGCAGCGCGACGGCGAGCGTCCTCCCTACCGCGGCAACACGGACCGCCCTGCCTACAAGGGCAACTCCGATCGCCCGCAGCGCGATGGCGACCGTCCCGCGTACAACTCCGATCGCCCTGCCTACAAGGGCAACAGCGACCGTCCGCAGCGCGACGGTGACCGTCCCGCGTACAAGGGCAACAGCGACCGCCCGGCATACAAGGGCAACAGTGACCGTCCCCAGCGCGACGGCGACCGTCCCGCGTACAAGGGCAACAGCGACCGCCCGGCATACAAAGGCAACTCCGACCGCCCGCAGCGCGACACCGAGAACAAGCCGTGGCTGAAGGACAGCGCCCGCGGCGGCTCGCCGACCCGCGCCGGTGCGCCCCGCGACGCCGGTAAGAAGCTGTGGACCCGCGACGGCGCTCCGGCCCGTAACGACCGCGACGCCCGCGTCGTGGAAGAGGAGATGACCGAAGAGCAGCGCATGCAGCGCGAGCTGCGTTCGGTGCGTCCCCGTCACGACGACCCGGACCTGCCCGACGACATCACGGCCGACGACCTCGACCGCATCGCGCGCAACGAGCTGAAGACCCTCACCAAGGACAACGCCGAGGCCGTGGGTCGCCACCTGGCCATGGCCGCTCGCGTGATCGACGAAGACCCCGAGCTGGCCCACCGCCACGTGATGAGCGCCGCCCGTCGGGCCGGCCGCATCGCCGTCGTGCGCGAGAGCCTCGCCATCACCGCCTATGCCACCGGCGACTTCGCTCTGGCACTGCGGGAACTGCGCACCTACCGTCGCATCTCCGGCTCCAACGCCCAGCTGCCCCTGATGGTGGACAGCGAACGCGGCGTCGGCCGCCCCGACCGGGCCCTCGAGCTCGGCCGGTCCGTCGACCGCAGCACCCTGCCGGCCGGCGTGCAGGTGGCCCTGGCCATCGCGATGTCGGGCGCCCGCCTCGACCTGGGAGAGACCGAGGCCGCGCTGAGCGAGCTCGAGATCGCCCAGCTCGACCCCAAGACGGCGTTCTCCTACAGCTCCGAGCTGTTCGCCGCCTACGCCGAGGTGCTCGAAGAACTCGGCCGCACCGACGAAGCCGACCTCTGGAACGAACGCGCCTCGCGCGCCGACGCCGCCCTGAACGGTGACGTCGACGAGACCATCGAGATCGTCGAACTCGACGACGAAGAATTCGACGAGGACGAGGACGCGGACGACAGCGACGAGGAGTCCGACGAGGACGAGGCCGACAACGCCGACACTCCCGACGAAGACGAGGCCGACAACGCCGACACTCCCGACGAACTCGAAACCGCCGATCTGACCATCACCGACACCGAGGACATTGCCGCACCCGATGACGAATCAACCGACGAGTCCGAGTCAGCGACCGACCACGCCGAGGGCGTGGACGAAGATCCTGAGACGACGCCCGTTGACTGA
- a CDS encoding OsmC family peroxiredoxin, with protein sequence MPTRTARTGWTGTLEAGEGQVELTSSGLGTYDVSFPKRSADSANGFTSPEELLAAAHSACYSMQLSAELAAAGDITIEALDVAADVTLGADPAGGFRLTGIHLTVRGEVTGMDSETFLAAANAAKLNCPVSKALTGVDITLDAALEA encoded by the coding sequence ATGCCCACTCGCACCGCGCGCACCGGCTGGACCGGAACCCTCGAAGCCGGAGAGGGCCAGGTCGAGCTGACCAGCTCAGGCCTCGGCACCTACGACGTCTCCTTCCCCAAGCGCAGCGCCGACAGCGCGAACGGCTTCACGAGCCCCGAAGAGCTGCTCGCCGCCGCGCACTCCGCCTGCTACTCCATGCAGCTCTCCGCAGAGCTGGCGGCAGCCGGCGACATCACCATCGAGGCCCTCGACGTGGCAGCCGACGTGACCCTGGGCGCCGACCCGGCGGGCGGCTTCCGCCTCACCGGCATCCACCTCACCGTTCGCGGTGAGGTCACCGGCATGGACAGCGAGACCTTCCTCGCCGCCGCAAACGCCGCCAAGCTGAACTGCCCGGTCAGCAAGGCGCTCACCGGCGTCGACATCACGCTGGATGCGGCGCTCGAAGCGTAG
- a CDS encoding DNA-3-methyladenine glycosylase codes for MTVDRDLFAQDAVGVAPLLLGGLLRHGSTVLRITEVEAYLADSDPGSHAFRRRTARNATMFGPSGHLYAYFSYGMHVCANIVCSPEGQASAVLLRAGEIVAGLADARTRRGPTVTDRDLARGPARLTRALGIRLDQDGADLFAEPFELTLPEEPLVALTGPRTGVAGAGGGTDYSWRFWIPDEPTVSAYRRHPGLRPGPIAHDPAI; via the coding sequence ATGACCGTCGACCGTGACCTGTTCGCCCAGGACGCGGTCGGCGTCGCCCCGCTGCTGCTCGGGGGGCTGCTCCGCCACGGCAGCACGGTGCTGCGGATCACCGAGGTCGAGGCGTACCTCGCCGACAGCGACCCGGGCTCGCACGCCTTCCGCCGCCGCACGGCACGCAACGCCACCATGTTCGGCCCGTCCGGGCACCTGTACGCGTATTTCAGCTACGGCATGCACGTCTGCGCAAACATCGTCTGCTCACCGGAGGGCCAGGCATCCGCCGTTCTGCTGCGTGCCGGCGAGATCGTGGCGGGACTGGCCGACGCCCGCACCCGTCGGGGCCCGACGGTGACCGACCGGGACCTGGCCCGCGGGCCGGCGCGGCTGACCCGGGCCCTCGGCATCCGTCTCGACCAGGACGGCGCCGACCTCTTCGCCGAGCCGTTCGAGCTCACCCTGCCCGAGGAACCGCTCGTGGCGCTCACGGGGCCGCGCACGGGCGTGGCCGGTGCCGGCGGAGGAACGGACTACTCCTGGCGGTTCTGGATCCCGGACGAGCCGACCGTCTCGGCCTACCGACGGCACCCCGGCCTGCGCCCGGGCCCCATAGCCCACGACCCCGCTATTTAG
- the argH gene encoding argininosuccinate lyase, which yields MTGDKSVNRAGEAGALWGGRFAGGPSPELARLSKSTHFDWQLAGYDIRGSRAHARALAAAGYLTEDELAGMLAGLDTLDEAVTDGLFQPAATDEDVHSALERGLIDIVGTELGGKLRAGRSRNDQVATLVRMLLRDHAAVIARLLVDLIDALAAQAEANETAIMPGRTHLQHAQPVLLAHHLFAHCWPLVRDLERFADWNKRSDFSPYGSGALAGNTLGLDAGMIATELGFGAVVENSIDGTASRDLVAEFAYITAQIGIDLSRLAEEIILWNTREFGFVTLDDSYSTGSSIMPQKKNPDIAELARGKSGRLIGNLTGLLTTLKGLPLAYNRDLQEDKEPVFDSIETLEILLPAFTGMIATITFHTDRMAELAPQGFSLATDVAEWLVKRHVSFRDAHEITGTLVKVAEAQGLDLHEIDDAGLAEISPHLVPEVREVLTIQGSVTRRDGQAGTAPVRVAEQRAALVARVHSLATALER from the coding sequence ATGACCGGCGACAAGAGTGTGAACCGTGCGGGTGAGGCGGGCGCCCTGTGGGGCGGCCGCTTCGCCGGCGGACCGTCGCCGGAACTGGCGCGCCTGAGCAAATCCACCCATTTCGACTGGCAGCTGGCCGGGTACGACATCCGCGGGTCGCGCGCCCACGCGCGTGCGCTGGCCGCTGCCGGTTACCTCACCGAGGACGAACTGGCCGGCATGCTCGCGGGCCTCGACACCCTCGATGAAGCCGTCACCGACGGGCTGTTCCAGCCGGCCGCGACCGACGAAGACGTGCACTCGGCGCTCGAACGCGGACTCATCGACATCGTCGGCACCGAGCTGGGCGGCAAGCTGCGCGCCGGCCGCAGCCGCAACGACCAGGTGGCCACGCTGGTGCGGATGCTGCTGCGCGACCACGCCGCCGTCATCGCCCGGCTGCTGGTGGACCTCATCGACGCCCTCGCGGCGCAGGCCGAGGCCAACGAGACCGCCATCATGCCCGGCCGCACGCACCTGCAGCACGCTCAGCCGGTGCTGCTGGCGCACCACCTCTTCGCGCACTGCTGGCCGCTCGTGCGCGACCTGGAGCGCTTCGCCGACTGGAACAAGCGCTCCGACTTCTCCCCGTACGGTTCCGGCGCCCTCGCCGGCAACACGCTGGGCCTGGACGCCGGCATGATCGCCACCGAGCTGGGCTTCGGCGCCGTCGTAGAGAACTCCATCGACGGCACCGCGAGCCGCGACCTCGTGGCCGAATTCGCCTACATCACCGCGCAGATCGGCATCGACCTGTCCCGCCTGGCCGAGGAGATCATCCTCTGGAACACCCGCGAGTTCGGGTTCGTCACCCTCGACGACTCCTACTCCACGGGTTCGTCGATCATGCCGCAGAAGAAGAACCCCGATATCGCCGAGCTCGCGCGCGGCAAGTCCGGGCGCCTGATCGGCAACCTCACCGGGCTGCTCACCACCCTCAAGGGGCTTCCACTGGCGTACAACCGCGACCTGCAGGAGGACAAGGAACCGGTCTTCGACTCGATCGAGACCCTCGAGATCCTGCTGCCGGCGTTCACGGGCATGATCGCCACCATCACCTTCCACACCGACCGCATGGCCGAACTGGCGCCGCAGGGCTTCTCGCTCGCCACGGATGTCGCGGAGTGGCTGGTCAAACGGCACGTCAGCTTCCGTGACGCGCACGAGATCACCGGAACCCTGGTGAAGGTGGCCGAGGCCCAGGGTCTCGACCTGCACGAGATCGACGACGCCGGTCTCGCGGAGATCTCCCCGCACCTGGTTCCAGAGGTACGCGAGGTGCTCACCATCCAGGGGTCCGTCACCCGGCGCGACGGCCAGGCCGGAACCGCCCCGGTGCGGGTGGCCGAACAACGCGCCGCCCTCGTGGCCCGCGTGCACTCGCTGGCCACCGCCCTCGAGCGCTGA
- a CDS encoding DNA-binding protein encodes MFVITADQIDSRHDRDRATEMIAELVGRHAAAFALPPDQTSGDEIQLLVPVAADAFSVLLDLHRTGFWSIGVGIGRIRTPLPASTRQATGDAFIAARAAVTRAKRSEARFALETPTATTVEATPPGPAAKADGDSPDSSTAAEVEALVSMLLLLRQRRTAEGWEAVDLLERGLAQTAIARELGISTAAVSQRVKSAQWKVERAAHPALVRLLQNLDRGTSE; translated from the coding sequence ATGTTTGTGATTACCGCCGATCAAATCGACAGCCGCCACGACCGAGACCGTGCCACCGAGATGATCGCCGAGCTCGTGGGCCGGCACGCCGCGGCCTTCGCACTGCCGCCCGACCAGACCTCCGGCGACGAGATCCAGCTGCTCGTTCCCGTCGCCGCGGACGCCTTCAGCGTGCTGCTCGACCTGCATCGCACCGGGTTCTGGAGCATCGGCGTGGGCATCGGCCGGATCCGCACCCCCCTCCCGGCCAGCACCCGGCAAGCGACGGGCGACGCCTTCATCGCGGCGCGGGCCGCGGTGACCCGGGCCAAACGGTCCGAGGCACGGTTCGCGCTGGAGACCCCGACGGCCACGACGGTCGAGGCCACTCCCCCCGGCCCGGCCGCAAAGGCCGACGGGGACTCCCCCGACAGCTCGACCGCCGCGGAAGTGGAGGCGCTCGTATCGATGCTGCTTCTCCTGCGCCAACGCCGCACCGCTGAGGGATGGGAGGCCGTGGACCTACTCGAGCGCGGTCTGGCACAGACCGCCATCGCCCGTGAACTCGGCATCTCCACCGCGGCGGTCAGCCAGCGGGTGAAGAGCGCGCAATGGAAGGTCGAGCGCGCCGCGCATCCGGCACTCGTTAGGCTGCTACAGAACCTCGACCGCGGCACCAGCGAATAG
- a CDS encoding argininosuccinate synthase, whose translation MAERVVLAYSGGLDTSVGIGWLKDATGKEVVALAVDVGQEGEDMDVIRQRALDCGAVESIVIDAKDEFANDYIVPALKANALYQKRYPLVSAISRPLIAKHLAATARALGADSVAHGCTGKGNDQVRFEAAVTALAPELTSLAPVRDFALTRDKAIEYAAVHNLPIAQSKKSPYSIDQNVWGRAVETGFLEDPWNAPIEDLYTYTQDPSIPREATEIIITFDQGVPVAVDGKPVTPLEAVVLLNKLAGDQGVGRIDIVEDRLVGIKSREVYESPAGIALITAHEELENVTVERDVARYKRGVEAKWSELVYDGLWFSGLKKSLDAFIEDTQKYVSGDIRLKLHAGTAVVTGRQSKQSLYDFDLATYDTGDSFDQSMAKGFIELWSLPSKIAARRDQAAK comes from the coding sequence ATGGCTGAGCGGGTTGTACTGGCATATTCGGGTGGCCTCGACACCTCGGTAGGCATCGGCTGGCTGAAGGACGCCACCGGCAAGGAGGTCGTGGCCCTGGCCGTCGACGTCGGACAAGAGGGCGAGGACATGGATGTGATCCGTCAGCGTGCGCTTGACTGCGGCGCGGTGGAATCCATCGTCATCGACGCCAAGGACGAGTTCGCCAACGACTACATCGTTCCGGCGCTCAAGGCCAACGCGCTCTACCAGAAGCGCTACCCGCTGGTCTCCGCGATCAGCCGCCCGCTGATCGCCAAGCACCTCGCCGCCACAGCCCGCGCCCTCGGCGCGGACAGCGTCGCGCACGGTTGCACCGGCAAGGGCAACGACCAGGTGCGCTTCGAAGCCGCCGTCACGGCGCTGGCGCCCGAGCTCACCTCGCTCGCCCCGGTGCGCGACTTCGCCCTCACCCGCGACAAAGCCATCGAATACGCCGCGGTGCACAATCTGCCGATCGCGCAGTCGAAGAAGAGCCCGTACTCCATCGACCAGAACGTCTGGGGTCGCGCCGTCGAGACCGGTTTCCTCGAAGACCCGTGGAACGCTCCGATCGAGGACCTGTACACCTACACGCAGGACCCGTCGATCCCGCGCGAAGCCACCGAGATCATCATCACCTTCGACCAGGGCGTGCCCGTGGCCGTGGACGGCAAGCCGGTCACCCCGCTCGAGGCCGTTGTGCTGCTGAACAAGCTCGCCGGCGACCAGGGTGTCGGCCGCATCGACATCGTCGAGGACCGCCTCGTGGGCATCAAGAGCCGTGAGGTCTACGAGTCCCCGGCCGGTATCGCCCTGATCACCGCACACGAAGAACTCGAGAACGTCACCGTCGAGCGCGACGTCGCCCGCTACAAGCGCGGCGTCGAAGCCAAGTGGAGCGAACTGGTTTACGACGGCCTCTGGTTCTCCGGCCTGAAGAAGTCGTTGGACGCCTTCATCGAGGACACCCAGAAGTACGTCTCCGGCGACATCCGCCTCAAGCTGCACGCCGGCACCGCCGTCGTCACCGGGCGGCAGAGCAAGCAGAGCCTGTACGACTTCGACCTGGCCACCTACGACACCGGCGACTCTTTCGACCAGTCCATGGCCAAGGGCTTCATCGAACTGTGGAGCCTGCCCAGCAAGATCGCGGCCCGCCGCGACCAGGCCGCGAAGTAG
- a CDS encoding TlyA family RNA methyltransferase: MTTHNPTAPDPDLGTDSEQTPAPQRPAPQPTSVPIHTPAPVSEPVAPTGEQRLDSALFDRGLVRSRTVAARLIAEGLVTVDGSPVVKASAKVRDSQVIAVAPTDHYVSRGAHKLVAALDAFELPVAGRTAMDAGASTGGFSQVLLERGVGRIIAVDVGHGQLSPTIKADPRVTLVEGFNLRYATAETIAGASGITDRPDLVVGDLSFISLTTVLPALVATAAEGADFVLLIKPQFEVGRGGIREGVVHNPGLRADAVSGVLWAGWDLGLGINGLIASPIAGAAGNHEYLVWMRTGTGSNPTEWIDRITVLVGA, encoded by the coding sequence ATGACTACGCACAACCCGACCGCGCCAGACCCCGACCTGGGGACCGACTCCGAGCAGACTCCGGCACCGCAGCGGCCGGCCCCCCAACCCACCAGCGTGCCCATCCACACTCCGGCCCCCGTCAGTGAACCGGTGGCGCCCACGGGGGAGCAGCGCCTGGATTCGGCCCTGTTCGACCGCGGCCTGGTGCGATCGCGCACCGTGGCCGCCCGGCTCATCGCCGAGGGACTTGTGACCGTGGACGGCAGCCCCGTCGTCAAGGCGTCCGCCAAGGTGCGCGACAGCCAGGTGATCGCCGTCGCCCCCACCGACCACTACGTCAGCCGCGGCGCGCACAAACTCGTCGCCGCTCTTGACGCCTTCGAACTGCCCGTCGCCGGCCGCACCGCAATGGATGCCGGCGCCTCCACCGGCGGCTTCAGCCAGGTGCTCCTCGAACGCGGCGTCGGCCGGATCATCGCCGTCGACGTGGGCCACGGCCAGCTGTCGCCCACCATCAAGGCCGACCCCCGGGTCACCCTCGTGGAGGGCTTCAACCTGCGCTACGCCACCGCGGAGACCATCGCGGGCGCGTCCGGCATCACCGACCGGCCCGACCTCGTCGTGGGCGACCTCTCGTTCATCTCGCTCACCACGGTGCTGCCCGCCCTTGTGGCCACCGCCGCCGAGGGCGCCGATTTTGTGCTGCTGATCAAGCCGCAATTCGAGGTCGGGCGCGGCGGTATCCGTGAGGGTGTCGTGCACAACCCGGGCCTGCGCGCCGACGCCGTCTCCGGCGTGCTCTGGGCCGGCTGGGATCTCGGCCTGGGCATCAACGGCCTCATCGCGTCGCCGATCGCGGGAGCTGCGGGCAACCACGAGTATCTCGTGTGGATGCGAACCGGAACCGGCAGCAATCCGACAGAATGGATCGATCGGATAACCGTCCTGGTGGGAGCGTGA